In the Streptomyces sp. f51 genome, one interval contains:
- a CDS encoding carbon-nitrogen hydrolase family protein, with amino-acid sequence MRTALLQSSGRPGSVVENLKVLDEAAGRAAAAGAGLVVTSEMFLTGYAIGDDIARLAEPADGDSADAVAEIATRHGVAVAYGYPERETPEGDGAARVFNSVQLISADGTRLANYRKTHLFGCFEHDHFTPGEQTVVQAELNGLRVGLMICYDVEFPENVRAHALAGTDLLLVPTAQMHPFQFVAESVVPVRAFENQMYVAYVNRTGPEGEFEFVGLSTLAGPDGVARARAGRGEELLLADADPVLLSASRETNPYLKDRRPGLYGSLV; translated from the coding sequence ATGCGCACAGCCCTGCTCCAGAGCTCCGGCCGCCCCGGCTCGGTCGTCGAGAACCTCAAGGTCCTCGACGAGGCCGCGGGCCGCGCCGCCGCAGCGGGAGCCGGGCTCGTGGTGACCTCGGAGATGTTCCTGACCGGCTACGCCATCGGCGACGACATCGCGCGGCTCGCCGAGCCCGCCGACGGCGACTCCGCCGACGCGGTGGCCGAGATCGCCACCCGGCACGGCGTCGCCGTCGCCTACGGCTACCCCGAGCGCGAGACGCCCGAGGGCGACGGCGCGGCGCGGGTCTTCAACTCCGTACAGCTGATCTCCGCCGACGGCACCCGGCTCGCGAACTACCGCAAGACCCACCTCTTCGGCTGCTTCGAGCACGATCACTTCACGCCCGGCGAGCAGACCGTCGTCCAGGCGGAGCTGAACGGACTCCGGGTCGGCCTCATGATCTGCTACGACGTCGAGTTCCCGGAGAACGTCCGCGCGCACGCCCTCGCCGGCACCGACCTGCTGCTCGTGCCGACCGCGCAGATGCACCCGTTCCAGTTCGTCGCCGAATCCGTCGTGCCGGTGCGCGCCTTCGAGAACCAGATGTACGTCGCCTACGTCAACCGCACAGGCCCTGAAGGGGAGTTCGAGTTCGTCGGACTGTCCACGCTGGCCGGCCCCGACGGCGTCGCCCGCGCCCGCGCCGGCCGCGGCGAGGAACTGCTCCTGGCCGACGCCGACCCGGTCCTGCTGTCCGCCTCGCGCGAGACGAACCCGTATCTGAAGGACCGCCGCCCCGGCCTCTACGGGTCCCTCGTCTGA
- a CDS encoding DUF742 domain-containing protein translates to MVRPYTVTGGRTRPSDRHVIDLMSRVRVRETDAGPPGLDHAAAALLDLARRGPRPVVELAADADLPLTVVRVLLGDLAEAGLLIIDEPYRPPDGAPAADPELLREIVERLREL, encoded by the coding sequence CCCGGCCCTCGGACCGGCACGTCATCGACCTGATGTCCCGGGTCAGGGTCCGGGAGACGGACGCCGGGCCGCCCGGGCTCGATCACGCGGCGGCCGCCCTGCTCGACCTGGCCCGCCGCGGCCCCCGGCCGGTCGTGGAGCTTGCCGCGGACGCCGACCTGCCGCTGACCGTCGTCCGCGTGCTGCTCGGCGACCTGGCCGAGGCGGGCCTGCTGATCATCGACGAGCCGTACCGCCCGCCGGACGGCGCTCCCGCGGCCGACCCGGAACTGCTCCGCGAGATCGTGGAGCGCCTGCGCGAGCTGTGA